The Sinorhizobium fredii genome contains the following window.
CAGGCGGAGGCCGTTGGCCTACTTTGATCTGCTGCCAGTTTCCCTGGGCGCTGGTCGGCGCGGCAACCGGCAAGGCTGCCGAATGTTCAACTGAAATAACTGGTTAACGAGAATGGCGAATTTGCGGCAGAAATACAACCGATGCGCTCATACTCTTTTCGGGCGAATTCAAGGCGTGCAAAAGCGCGTGGTTCCCACGGAAAGCGCCATGGTCTACAGCGCCGCGCGCCTAATGAGACGCGCAAACGTAGCACTTTGAATTGCTGCATGATTCTGTCCCTAAATCGATTCCGATTTGGGGGATCTTGCATTAAGAAGGGCAAAGACTTTTCCGCGGGGATCGATTCCGTTTCATGATGGTCCGCTACGAGCGTCCCTATTCCCATGCCGCCCACTGGGCGCGATTGTGCGCCCGCATAGGCTTCGTCATTTTCGTGCTGTCGCTTGCCGCGCACCGCTTCGGCCCCTTGACCACCCCGCATTTTCTGGCGCTGGCAGGCTTTGCCGTGACTTTCGCCCTAGTGGCCGTCCTGCTTGCGGCAATCGGTCTGACGCGCCTTTGGCGGGTTGCGGCAATCGGCGGGACCGCTTCGGTCTCGGCGCTCTTCTATGCGGCGCTCCCGCTCGGCTTTTTCTTCTATGGGGCGGCGCAATATCTGACGCGCCCGGCGATCTACGATGTGAGCACCGATACGGCGACGCCGCCGCCCTGGATCAAGGCGCCCGTCGTCGAGGAGAGCTGGATCAAACGCCGGCCGATCGTGACGCCCGAGGATCGCGAAGCGCAGATCGCGGCCTATCCGGGGCTCACGGGACGGCGTTACGACGGCGCGCTTGACCGCGTTTTCCAGGGCGTCCGCAAGGTCGTCGAGGCAACTCGGGTCGGCATCACCGCGGAACTCGGCGTCGAGAACGCACGTGCCGATCTCGAGGATCTTGCCGTTGGCCCCAGCGAGGGGGCGGACACGAGCCGGGGACCGGAGGCCATTCCGGTTCCGGCTACGCGCCCGGCGCCCGATATCGATGTCGGCATACCGGGGCGCCAAGCCAGCGATATCGTTCTACAGGGGGAATGGCTCACGCTGATCGTCGGCTTCCGTTTCGACGTGCTGATCCGGCTGCGTGAAGAGGCGGAAACCACGCTCGTCGACCTGCGCGTCTCCTCGCGCTACGGCCAGCACGATCTCGGCATGGGCGCCAGTTTCGCGGAAGAGTTCTTGCGCGCGCTCGATGCCGAGCTTCTTGGGATTGCTGGCGATTAATCTCGCTCAGGCGACCAGCCGGTATTCGCCAAGAAGCGATGGCGGGCCGTTGGTCTCGATGCGGCCCTGTTCGATCAGGTCCTCGATATGGGCGAGCACCGAAAGCGCCGCTGCGCCGTGCAGACGCGGATCGGTCGAGGCGTAGATCACCTTCACCATGTCGGGAATATTCCGGTCGCCGGCGCGCAGCCGCTCCAGCACGGCGCGTTCGCGCATCTTACGGTGCGCCTTGAGGGCCCGCAGGAAGGAGGCGGGCTCGCTCACCGGGCCGCCATGGCCGGGCAAATAGAGCCGGTCGTCGCGCAAGAGCAGCTTGTCGAGCGAGGCCATATAGTCGGCCATGGCGCCGTCCGGCGGTGCGACGATGGTCGTTGCCCAGGCCATCACGTGATCGGCGGAAAACAGAATGCCGGTGCCGTCGAGCCCGAAGGCCATGTGGTTGGCGGTGTGTCCCGGCGTGGCGATCGCCGTCAGGCTCCAGCCGTCGCCCTCGATCCGTACGCCGTCTTGAAGTGCAATGTCGGGCGCGAAATCCATGTCCGAGCTTTCGGCGAAGGGGTTGGTCTCGCCGGCGTGCAAGGGGCGGGCGGCCCGGTGCGGCCCCTCGCCGACGACAATGGCCCCGGTCGCTTGGCTGAGCCGGCG
Protein-coding sequences here:
- a CDS encoding DUF1499 domain-containing protein, with translation MMVRYERPYSHAAHWARLCARIGFVIFVLSLAAHRFGPLTTPHFLALAGFAVTFALVAVLLAAIGLTRLWRVAAIGGTASVSALFYAALPLGFFFYGAAQYLTRPAIYDVSTDTATPPPWIKAPVVEESWIKRRPIVTPEDREAQIAAYPGLTGRRYDGALDRVFQGVRKVVEATRVGITAELGVENARADLEDLAVGPSEGADTSRGPEAIPVPATRPAPDIDVGIPGRQASDIVLQGEWLTLIVGFRFDVLIRLREEAETTLVDLRVSSRYGQHDLGMGASFAEEFLRALDAELLGIAGD
- a CDS encoding MBL fold metallo-hydrolase, whose product is MQGPEFDLDFKPAHGEAVTVADGVQRITVNNPGPFTFHGTNTYIVGRLSVAVIDPGPEDEAHFQALMAALEGREVTHIAVSHTHRDHSPLVRRLSQATGAIVVGEGPHRAARPLHAGETNPFAESSDMDFAPDIALQDGVRIEGDGWSLTAIATPGHTANHMAFGLDGTGILFSADHVMAWATTIVAPPDGAMADYMASLDKLLLRDDRLYLPGHGGPVSEPASFLRALKAHRKMRERAVLERLRAGDRNIPDMVKVIYASTDPRLHGAAALSVLAHIEDLIEQGRIETNGPPSLLGEYRLVA